One Nocardia farcinica genomic region harbors:
- a CDS encoding peptidoglycan-binding domain-containing protein, whose product MAELLAFARARHGLPYAYGGSFTRDPRDSTDCSGVVFSAAAIVHGIDPYRRYGSTETLRLARMNRTPAPCGLLPASSAAAIPADAPLRVGVQHGGGGPNSHTACSFFIDGRQFDFESRGWPGVLLNNGARAWNDRLFHDFWYYPGPVGEPDPRAFPLPPGYYYGPYEGPEESISGRAGEPTEWVDGLRRWQTAAGIPADGIYGEATRRRAIEYQIPAGLMPDGLIGPKTWALAIGSPRMSDTDLYKALTEFMQGYLGPLISDVKDIREQLTGSRDTHYLDPERRTVDVARSFPGWPEILGKKADGTGRLPVDVLGELLRRGQ is encoded by the coding sequence ATGGCCGAGCTGCTGGCGTTCGCCCGCGCCCGGCACGGACTCCCCTACGCCTACGGCGGCAGCTTCACCCGCGACCCGCGCGACTCCACCGACTGCTCGGGCGTGGTGTTCTCGGCCGCCGCGATCGTGCACGGCATCGACCCGTACCGCCGGTACGGGTCGACCGAGACCTTGCGTCTCGCGCGGATGAACCGCACCCCGGCACCGTGCGGGCTGCTGCCCGCCAGCTCCGCCGCGGCGATCCCCGCCGACGCTCCCCTACGGGTTGGCGTGCAGCACGGCGGTGGCGGCCCGAACTCGCACACCGCGTGTTCGTTCTTCATCGACGGCCGTCAGTTCGATTTCGAATCGCGGGGCTGGCCGGGCGTCTTGCTCAACAACGGCGCCCGCGCGTGGAACGACCGTCTGTTCCATGACTTCTGGTACTACCCCGGTCCGGTCGGCGAGCCCGACCCGCGCGCCTTCCCGCTACCGCCCGGCTACTACTACGGCCCTTATGAGGGGCCGGAGGAGTCCATCTCGGGCCGGGCCGGTGAGCCCACCGAGTGGGTGGACGGCCTGCGTCGGTGGCAGACCGCCGCAGGCATTCCAGCGGATGGCATCTACGGGGAGGCGACCCGGCGGCGCGCCATCGAGTACCAGATCCCGGCCGGTCTGATGCCGGACGGATTGATCGGCCCCAAGACGTGGGCCCTGGCGATTGGATCACCGAGGATGAGCGACACCGATCTGTACAAGGCGCTGACCGAGTTCATGCAGGGCTACCTGGGTCCGCTGATTTCGGACGTGAAGGACATCCGCGAGCAGTTGACGGGCTCGCGCGATACCCACTACCTCGACCCTGAGCGGAGGACGGTGGACGTTGCCCGCTCGTTCCCGGGCTGGCCGGAAATCCTGGGCAAGAAGGCAGACGGGACCGGGAGGCTGCCGGTCGACGTTCTCGGGGAACTGCTGCGGCGCGGGCAGTGA
- a CDS encoding DUF7172 family protein → MTNPCIDPEFFEVTDGAVSPLRHWQFAHRATAQAGGANPTVVANPGGTTLFTTNLTWTNNTPIAQRAYVLMTQGPVRYSIDNLKHLQVRYQWGLSSGVAPADPALTEESRVRGYGDLGTGTVSGQTVGVFYLMEDRHPTHSVPIGDLVALAPGEAIRAKVQVSWSTLAWGLDWASIYGDPAPLRLLKIGPVRLDVFTTPAFT, encoded by the coding sequence GTGACCAATCCCTGCATCGATCCCGAGTTCTTCGAGGTGACCGATGGCGCGGTGTCGCCGCTGCGGCACTGGCAGTTCGCGCACCGCGCCACCGCCCAGGCCGGCGGCGCGAACCCGACCGTGGTCGCCAACCCGGGCGGGACGACCCTGTTCACCACGAACCTGACGTGGACGAACAACACGCCGATCGCTCAGCGGGCGTACGTGCTGATGACGCAGGGGCCGGTGCGGTACTCCATCGACAACCTCAAGCATCTGCAAGTCCGCTACCAGTGGGGCTTGTCCTCCGGTGTGGCACCAGCCGATCCCGCGTTGACGGAGGAATCGCGGGTCCGCGGGTACGGCGACCTCGGCACCGGCACCGTCTCCGGCCAGACGGTGGGAGTGTTCTATCTGATGGAGGACCGGCACCCCACCCACAGCGTGCCGATCGGTGACCTGGTCGCGCTGGCACCGGGCGAGGCGATCCGCGCGAAAGTGCAGGTGTCGTGGTCGACGCTGGCGTGGGGACTGGACTGGGCCAGCATCTACGGCGACCCGGCCCCGCTGCGCCTGCTCAAGATCGGGCCCGTCCGCCTGGACGTATTCACCACGCCCGCGTTCACGTAG
- a CDS encoding DUF1304 family protein — MNGIAQVAALLSGIVYVAVSPLEMFFYDRPAVRRWLHVDTTDVADVRMWAFVVGVRNLLGGAGALIGLLILHSGNEPAGHAVVLTACWYMLLASLAMGLADLLGFWRPRGGSVLGTIGSSVLPLVAIIAASV, encoded by the coding sequence GTGAACGGCATCGCCCAGGTCGCCGCGCTGCTCAGCGGCATCGTCTACGTCGCGGTCTCGCCGCTGGAGATGTTCTTCTACGACCGTCCCGCCGTGCGCCGCTGGCTGCACGTCGACACCACCGACGTCGCCGACGTGCGAATGTGGGCGTTCGTCGTCGGCGTCCGCAACCTGCTCGGCGGCGCCGGCGCCCTGATCGGCCTGCTCATCCTGCACTCGGGCAACGAGCCCGCCGGTCACGCCGTCGTCCTCACCGCCTGCTGGTACATGCTGCTCGCCAGCCTGGCCATGGGTCTGGCCGACCTTCTCGGCTTCTGGCGCCCGCGCGGCGGCAGCGTCCTCGGCACGATCGGCTCCAGCGTGCTGCCGCTCGTCGCCATCATCGCGGCGAGTGTGTGA
- a CDS encoding AlpA family phage regulatory protein, translated as MTLHYIGVGDVAARLGKSRSTINGWIADRKLPPPNAQIGPKIIGWLPELIDQPDSWPTAVHNTVRYLSAPELAERIGVQRTTLNRYKLPVEDALIGDVRGWLAQTVDDWNARRPGKRVPRDQEDWNLPPALQGRR; from the coding sequence ATGACGCTCCACTACATCGGCGTAGGTGACGTCGCCGCCCGGCTCGGAAAGTCCCGATCCACGATCAACGGCTGGATCGCCGACCGGAAGCTCCCGCCGCCGAACGCCCAGATCGGGCCGAAGATCATCGGGTGGCTGCCCGAGCTGATCGACCAGCCCGACAGCTGGCCGACCGCGGTGCACAACACCGTCCGGTACCTGTCGGCTCCCGAACTCGCCGAGCGGATCGGCGTGCAGCGGACCACCCTCAACCGGTACAAGCTGCCCGTCGAGGACGCGCTGATCGGGGACGTGCGGGGATGGCTGGCGCAGACCGTGGATGACTGGAACGCCCGCCGCCCGGGCAAGCGGGTGCCCCGAGACCAGGAGGACTGGAACCTACCGCCTGCCCTCCAGGGGCGCCGATAG
- a CDS encoding DUF7240 domain-containing protein, with protein MILAGIPDPLRMLPDMHAVLDVVEVMLTEHAHAKALERLNQILYRPDLEDDTPPPGFEVEEQQQSFKAFAAFAGE; from the coding sequence TTGATCCTGGCCGGTATCCCCGACCCGCTGCGTATGCTCCCGGACATGCACGCCGTTCTGGACGTGGTGGAGGTGATGCTCACCGAGCACGCCCACGCGAAGGCGCTGGAGCGGCTGAATCAGATCCTGTACCGGCCGGACCTGGAGGACGACACACCGCCGCCGGGGTTCGAGGTCGAGGAGCAGCAGCAGTCGTTCAAGGCGTTCGCGGCGTTCGCGGGCGAGTGA
- a CDS encoding helix-turn-helix domain-containing protein — protein MTEWQHVGELTRQVAAELRVQRAALDWTQQDLAQRVGIPHDALARIEACGSSIDLDLLTRFAAVFALDPPDFLAAAIRNSEQRLRDGNLYLPDGSLDPVQVSVAPPSKEHLAMLRATREERKRQRGE, from the coding sequence ATGACAGAGTGGCAGCATGTCGGCGAACTCACCCGGCAGGTCGCGGCTGAGCTGCGTGTGCAGCGCGCCGCGTTGGACTGGACTCAGCAAGACCTCGCCCAGCGAGTAGGCATCCCACACGATGCGCTCGCCCGGATCGAGGCGTGTGGCAGCTCGATTGACCTCGACCTCCTGACGAGGTTCGCGGCGGTGTTCGCTCTGGATCCCCCGGACTTCCTCGCCGCCGCGATCCGCAACTCCGAGCAACGGCTGAGGGACGGCAACCTGTATCTCCCGGACGGATCATTGGACCCGGTGCAAGTCTCGGTCGCGCCGCCGTCGAAGGAACACCTCGCCATGCTGCGAGCCACGAGGGAAGAACGAAAGCGGCAGCGAGGCGAGTAG